The following proteins are encoded in a genomic region of Thiomonas sp. X19:
- a CDS encoding branched-chain amino acid ABC transporter substrate-binding protein, whose amino-acid sequence MKLKYALLGLSLAIGTAYAADDVTVIIGSAAPMSGPQAAYGQDNTNGVRMAINDLNKKNISIGGKKVIWKIDAQDDQADPKQATSVAQKFVDEKVNGVVGHLNSGCTYPASRIYNNAGIPNITPSSTDPKIAEQGFKTFFRIIANDNALGAGLANYAKNQMKAKTVAVIDDRTAYGQGVADVFAKTAQKDGMKVLDREYTNDKATDFSAILTKIKAANPDVIFYGGMYTQAGPMLRQMEQLGIKAKFMGGDGICAPELAKLAGKAADVTVCAEGGSPLSQMPGGDAWKKRYDAEFGASAFQIYSPYSYDATMVLATAMEKAKSVEPAKYLPFIRKIDYNGVTKKDIHFMADGNLAQPTITLSTFDNGVKKVVAVESVK is encoded by the coding sequence ATGAAACTGAAATATGCCCTTTTGGGCTTGTCCCTGGCTATTGGCACCGCTTATGCGGCCGATGATGTGACCGTGATCATTGGCAGTGCAGCGCCGATGTCCGGCCCGCAGGCCGCCTATGGGCAGGACAACACCAATGGTGTTCGCATGGCCATCAACGATCTGAACAAGAAAAACATCTCGATCGGCGGCAAGAAGGTGATCTGGAAAATCGACGCGCAAGACGATCAGGCCGATCCGAAACAAGCCACCTCGGTGGCGCAAAAGTTTGTTGACGAGAAGGTCAATGGCGTCGTGGGTCACCTGAATTCCGGCTGCACCTACCCCGCCTCGCGCATCTACAACAATGCCGGCATCCCCAACATCACCCCGTCGTCGACCGATCCGAAGATTGCCGAGCAAGGCTTCAAGACCTTCTTCCGCATCATCGCCAATGACAATGCCCTGGGTGCTGGCCTGGCGAACTATGCCAAAAACCAGATGAAGGCCAAGACCGTTGCCGTGATCGACGACCGAACGGCTTATGGCCAGGGCGTGGCGGACGTGTTCGCCAAAACGGCGCAGAAAGATGGCATGAAAGTGCTGGATCGTGAATACACCAACGACAAGGCCACCGACTTCTCCGCCATTCTGACCAAGATCAAGGCGGCCAATCCCGACGTGATTTTCTATGGCGGCATGTACACCCAGGCTGGCCCGATGCTGCGCCAGATGGAACAACTTGGCATCAAGGCCAAGTTCATGGGTGGCGACGGCATCTGTGCGCCTGAGTTGGCCAAGCTGGCCGGCAAAGCAGCCGACGTGACGGTTTGTGCCGAAGGCGGTTCACCGCTCTCGCAAATGCCAGGTGGCGATGCCTGGAAGAAGCGCTATGACGCCGAGTTCGGCGCCAGTGCCTTCCAGATCTACTCGCCGTATTCCTACGACGCCACCATGGTGCTAGCCACGGCCATGGAAAAGGCCAAGTCGGTCGAGCCGGCGAAGTACCTGCCGTTCATTCGGAAGATCGACTACAACGGCGTGACCAAGAAAGACATCCATTTCATGGCTGACGGTAATCTGGCTCAGCCCACCATCACCCTGTCGACTTTCGATAACGGTGTGAAGAAGGTTGTTGCTGTCGAATCCGTGAAGTGA
- the greB gene encoding transcription elongation factor GreB, producing MNKAFTREDTSPEQDDDDEVRLPDLPAGSKNYITPAGFSRLREEIKDLIERDRPKVVEIVSWAASNGDRSENGDYIYGKKRLREIDRRIRFLTKRLDSAEVVDPSGQHGNDQIFFGATVRYAENQGVERSVTIVGADEVDLERGRISWISPVARALLKSREGDVVSLPTPGGLLQLEILEVTYPEPGV from the coding sequence ATGAACAAGGCTTTCACCCGCGAGGACACATCGCCCGAGCAGGACGACGATGACGAGGTGCGCTTGCCCGACTTGCCGGCGGGAAGCAAAAATTACATCACCCCTGCCGGCTTCAGCCGGCTGCGCGAAGAGATCAAGGACTTGATCGAACGCGATCGACCCAAAGTCGTCGAGATCGTGTCCTGGGCAGCTTCCAACGGCGATCGCTCCGAGAACGGCGACTACATCTACGGGAAAAAACGGCTGCGTGAGATCGACCGGCGCATTCGCTTCTTGACCAAGCGTCTCGATTCGGCCGAAGTGGTGGACCCATCGGGCCAGCACGGCAACGACCAGATCTTTTTCGGTGCCACGGTGCGCTATGCGGAAAATCAGGGTGTCGAGCGTTCGGTCACGATCGTCGGTGCGGACGAAGTGGACCTGGAGCGTGGCCGCATCAGCTGGATCTCCCCGGTGGCGCGCGCTTTGCTCAAGTCGCGCGAGGGCGACGTCGTCAGCCTGCCCACACCCGGAGGTCTGCTGCAGCTTGAAATTCTCGAAGTGACTTACCCAGAACCAGGGGTTTGA
- a CDS encoding bifunctional (p)ppGpp synthetase/guanosine-3',5'-bis(diphosphate) 3'-pyrophosphohydrolase: MQSRPPATSSSPAPRHRPVVRRKAVVVPNSTGVENAGGATEGVSADKPLAVSLAGLLEKLGSYLPEADLQQIRSAYRFADAAHLGQYRASGEPYISHPVAVAEICAEWKLDTQALMAALLHDTAEDKGITQGELIEHFGPTVAVLVDGLTKLDKIQFSNREENQAESFRKMLLAMARDIRVILIKLADRLHNMRTLGAMAPDKRRRIATETMDIYAPIAYRLGLNQVYRELQDLGFLHGHPMRYAVLIQALKVARGNRRDLVDKILAATTKSFADAGIAVQLHGREKTLYSIYRKMQRKHRSFAHVQDIFGFRVIVSDVLDCYRALGVLHAQYKPMPGKFEDFIAIPKLNGYQSLHTTLIGPTGAPVEFQIRTEAMHRVAESGVAAHWLYKTGNGAEAIAQVSTAAWLQSLLDIQNENRDAAEFIETVKVDLAPDAVYVFTPKSRILALPRGATPVDFSYAVHTDLGNQTVAAKVNGELVPLRTELHSGDVVEIVTAPHSRPNPNWLSFVRTGRARSKIRHELKVSQQAESQDLGKRLLGRAMVQEGRNLDDLTSGDWSRLLHWSGSKSQEELFSDIGLGKRVAEIVAKRACMQGGHGQAKPKHMPDQAETASSPNAGEIAAPPTPNIAENTPRTALQLDGSEGTSVHYADCCHPIPGDAVLGYLGKGEGLTVHQQDCPQARRLFQKHPRSWIDLSWSPAVAGLYQVGMAVIVNNGKGVLAKLAAAISEHDADIIHVTMDDDSGQPTIELRFILAVRDRKHLADILRAVRTHKFVVRAGRGKPRQNG, from the coding sequence ATGCAAAGCCGCCCGCCCGCAACAAGCAGTTCGCCTGCCCCCCGTCATCGCCCAGTCGTCCGGCGTAAGGCGGTGGTGGTTCCCAATTCCACGGGGGTGGAGAATGCAGGCGGCGCGACCGAAGGCGTTTCCGCCGACAAACCCCTGGCCGTGAGCCTGGCGGGCTTGCTGGAGAAGCTGGGAAGCTACCTGCCGGAAGCCGATCTTCAGCAAATTCGGTCTGCCTACCGGTTTGCCGATGCGGCGCATCTCGGGCAATACCGCGCCAGTGGCGAACCGTACATTTCCCACCCGGTCGCCGTTGCCGAGATCTGCGCCGAATGGAAGCTCGACACCCAGGCCCTGATGGCCGCCCTGCTGCATGACACGGCGGAGGACAAGGGCATTACCCAGGGGGAGTTGATCGAGCACTTCGGCCCCACCGTGGCGGTGCTGGTGGATGGCTTGACCAAGCTGGACAAGATTCAGTTCTCCAACCGTGAGGAGAACCAGGCTGAGAGCTTTCGCAAGATGCTGCTGGCCATGGCGCGCGACATCCGCGTCATCCTGATCAAACTCGCCGACCGTCTCCACAATATGCGCACCCTCGGTGCGATGGCGCCAGACAAACGCCGACGCATTGCCACCGAGACCATGGATATCTACGCGCCGATCGCGTATCGGCTCGGGCTGAATCAGGTGTACCGGGAATTGCAAGACCTGGGCTTTCTGCATGGCCACCCCATGCGCTACGCCGTGCTCATTCAAGCGCTGAAGGTTGCGCGTGGCAACCGCCGCGATCTGGTGGACAAGATTCTGGCCGCGACCACCAAGTCGTTTGCAGACGCCGGCATCGCCGTGCAGTTGCACGGCCGGGAAAAAACACTCTACTCCATCTACCGCAAGATGCAGCGCAAGCACAGGTCGTTCGCGCATGTGCAAGACATCTTCGGCTTTCGCGTCATTGTGTCCGACGTGCTGGACTGCTATCGAGCCCTGGGAGTGCTGCATGCGCAGTACAAGCCCATGCCAGGCAAGTTCGAGGACTTCATCGCCATTCCCAAGCTCAATGGCTACCAGTCCCTGCACACCACGCTGATCGGCCCGACCGGGGCACCGGTGGAGTTTCAAATTCGCACCGAGGCCATGCACCGGGTGGCCGAGAGCGGTGTGGCAGCGCACTGGCTGTACAAGACCGGCAATGGCGCGGAAGCCATCGCCCAGGTCAGTACCGCGGCATGGCTGCAATCGCTGCTCGACATCCAGAACGAGAACCGGGACGCGGCGGAATTCATCGAAACCGTGAAAGTGGATCTGGCACCGGATGCGGTGTATGTGTTCACGCCCAAATCGCGCATCCTGGCTCTTCCCCGTGGTGCCACGCCGGTGGATTTTTCCTATGCCGTGCATACCGACCTCGGCAACCAGACCGTGGCCGCCAAGGTCAACGGCGAACTGGTGCCGTTGCGTACCGAACTGCACAGCGGCGATGTGGTGGAAATCGTCACCGCCCCGCACTCCCGCCCCAACCCCAACTGGCTGAGCTTTGTGCGCACCGGACGCGCGCGTTCGAAGATTCGCCATGAACTCAAGGTTTCGCAGCAGGCCGAATCGCAAGATCTGGGCAAACGGCTTCTCGGCCGCGCCATGGTCCAGGAAGGTCGGAATCTGGACGATCTGACGAGCGGGGACTGGAGCCGGCTGCTGCACTGGAGCGGCAGCAAGAGCCAGGAGGAGTTGTTCAGCGACATTGGACTGGGCAAACGCGTTGCTGAAATCGTCGCCAAGCGCGCCTGCATGCAAGGTGGCCATGGCCAAGCCAAACCGAAACATATGCCGGATCAGGCTGAAACTGCCTCGTCCCCGAATGCCGGGGAAATCGCTGCACCCCCGACACCCAACATCGCGGAAAATACCCCCCGCACGGCGCTGCAACTCGACGGCAGTGAAGGCACATCGGTGCATTACGCCGATTGCTGCCACCCCATTCCGGGTGACGCGGTGCTTGGCTATCTCGGCAAAGGCGAGGGCCTGACGGTCCACCAACAGGACTGCCCGCAGGCGCGGCGCCTGTTCCAGAAGCACCCGCGAAGCTGGATCGACCTGAGTTGGTCGCCCGCCGTCGCCGGTCTGTATCAGGTCGGCATGGCGGTCATCGTCAACAACGGCAAGGGAGTGCTGGCCAAACTGGCGGCCGCCATCAGCGAGCACGACGCCGACATCATCCATGTGACGATGGACGACGACTCGGGTCAGCCCACGATCGAACTGCGCTTCATTCTTGCCGTACGCGACCGCAAACATCTGGCCGACATTTTGCGGGCCGTGCGCACGCACAAGTTCGTGGTCAGGGCGGGGCGCGGCAAACCTCGCCAAAATGGCTAG